The Streptomyces sp. NBC_01317 genomic interval GGGCAGCGAACCGGGGGTCGGGACGACGGTGGAGTTCTGGGTGCCGAGCCCGCCGGCCGCTGACGCGGCGGCGGAATCGGCGGCCCCTGCGGAGTCGCTGGAGCCTGACGGCCCTGATGACCCCGCGGACCCCGCTGACCTGACGCACCGCGCTGACCCCGCGGACGGGCCGCAGTGACAGCGGTTCGCCCGGCCGGCGGTCCGCTGAGCGTGCTCCTCTGCGACGACAACGACATGTTGCTGGACATCCTGTGCGAAGTCGTGGACGCCCAGCCCGATCTGCGCGTCGTGGGCACGGCGTCGGACGCGGAGCAGGCGATTCAACTCGCCCTGCGTCATGAACCGGACGTCGTCGTCCTGGATGTCCGCTTCCCCGGCGGCGGTCCGAACGTCGCCCGGGAGATCGCGCGGTGCTCGCCGGACAGCCGTGTCGTGGCGTTCTCCGCGTACGGCGACAAGAGCTCGGTCGAAGGAATGATGCGCGCCGGAGTCGCCGCGTACGTCCTCAAAGGTGTCACCAACCGTGAGTTCCTCGGCGCGCTGCGTCGCGCGAGAGGGGTCTCCGACAACGCTCGTTGAAGGCCGTCCGGGACCGGAGGACCGCGCGGCCGACTGGCACGGCCGAATGGGGGTAAAGGGCCAGGAGATCACAGCGACGCGCCGGTACGGACCGGCCGGCCCAGGGGGAGATCACATGCACGGGGTTGACGGGGTTCAAGGGCTTCACGACACCGCAGACGGCCACAGAGCTGTGACGCGGGCGTCCCGGCGCGGTGCCGCCTTCGACGGGGAGCCGGGAATGATCGCGGAGGCGCGCCGCTTCACCCGCGAGTTCCTGACCGGGATCCAGGGCGAGTACGGCGTCCCGGTGTCGTCGCGGCTGCTCGGTGACACCCAGCTGGTGGTGAGCGAACTGGTCACCAACGCCCGCAAGTACGCGCCCGGCCCGTGCCTGCTGGACCTCCAGCTCCTTTCCGACGCCGTGGAGATCACCGTATGGGACAGCGAATCCGCTCTGCCGATCGCGCGGGCGGCCGAGCCGGGGCGTATCGGACAGCACGGCATCGAAATAGTGCTGGCCCTGTGTGAGGGATTCGACGTCCGGCGCGAACCCGTCGGCAAGAGGATCAAGGTCCGTCTCGCCCTGACGGACGGACCTCACTGACCCGCGAAGGCGGCGACCGATCCAGACAGGCACCTCATCGCGGGGAGGGACACGGACATGAGCAGGATCCTCGCCGTGCTGCGGCGGCACGACCACCGGCTGACCCGGCGGATCGCGGCATGGGACCACCCGTGGATACGGACGGTCCTGCCGGCGGCGCAGAACGCGGCCGAACACACCGCGCTGTGGTGGGCGGCGGCGGCGGTCATGGCGACGGCGGGCGGGCAGCGGGGCCG includes:
- a CDS encoding response regulator, with the translated sequence MTAVRPAGGPLSVLLCDDNDMLLDILCEVVDAQPDLRVVGTASDAEQAIQLALRHEPDVVVLDVRFPGGGPNVAREIARCSPDSRVVAFSAYGDKSSVEGMMRAGVAAYVLKGVTNREFLGALRRARGVSDNAR
- a CDS encoding ATP-binding protein, encoding MIAEARRFTREFLTGIQGEYGVPVSSRLLGDTQLVVSELVTNARKYAPGPCLLDLQLLSDAVEITVWDSESALPIARAAEPGRIGQHGIEIVLALCEGFDVRREPVGKRIKVRLALTDGPH